A section of the Triticum dicoccoides isolate Atlit2015 ecotype Zavitan chromosome 7A, WEW_v2.0, whole genome shotgun sequence genome encodes:
- the LOC119331254 gene encoding uncharacterized protein LOC119331254, whose product MLAPPAPIRALAFHRRLPLLRPHHPTLLPHSPGPPPPPPPPPRPCPAPARFLMAFSTETAGEEAEEEALPGPAGAGGGGEVSSEEWQRWGTSSPLPTVVASVVRQLLEMESSAGEKMRFGGVGSKLKGDFKDVEDRKHRAVYQTLADSDQKLQYYSARQIGCRLLGSRGYLCQKCWLPMEDCMCSKLAPCNLWRGIRFWLYMHPKDFLRQNNTGKLLWQVFGIQAASLCLFGIQEHEDIMWDAFQRSGKEKVSFLYPNKSATPKSVNDLKFDDFAMSSGLQEGVQLEPLNLVLLDGTWSNSAALYRRLKERWTAIWGEEDIPCISLSMLSASVMHKLRPQPAWDRTCTAAAAAGLLSELHMRPELSAFKLEEQAEAVECSLDILLDALTARRVRLGRSITRKQRHRRDCI is encoded by the exons ATGCTGGCTCCTCCCGCCCCCATCCGTGCCCTCGCCTTCCACCGCCGTCTCCCGCTCCTCCGCCCCCACCATCCCACCCTCCTTCCCCACTCGCCaggcccgcctccgcctccgcccccgcccccgcggCCCTGCCCCGCCCCCGCGCGCTTTCTCATGGCCTTCTCCACCGAGACAGCCGgcgaagaggcggaggaggaggctctCCCCGGGCCCGCcggcgctggaggcggcggcgaggtgaGTTCGGAGGAGTGGCAGCGGTGGGGCACCTCCTCGCCCCTCCCGACCGTGGTGGCCTCCGTCGTCCGCCAGCTGCTCGAGATGGAGTCCTCGGCCGGCGAGAAGATGCGCTTTGGCGGCGTCGGCTCCAAGCTGAAG GGCGATTTCAAGGACGTGGAGGACAGGAAGCACAGGGCTGTCTACCAGACGCTCGCCGACTCCGACCAGAAGCTGCAGTACTACTCCGCCCGGCAGATTGGGTGCCGTCTGCTCGGGAGCAGGGGGTACTTGTGCCAGAAG TGCTGGCTACCAATGGAGGATTGTATGTGCTCAAAACTTGCCCCTTGCAATTTGTGGAGGGGAATAAGATTCTGGCTATACATGCATCCAAAG GACTTCTTGCGACAAAACAACACTGGAAAGTTACTCTGGCAAGTATTTGGCATCCAAGCTGCGTCGTTGTGCCTCTTTGGCATCCAAGAGCATGAAGATATTATGTGGGATGCATTCCAGCGTTCAG GAAAGGAGAAGGTCTCATTTCTGTACCCAAACAAGAGTGCAACCCCCAAGTCTGTCAATGATCTTAAATTTGATGATTTTGCCATGAGTTCTGGCCTTCAGGAG GGAGTGCAACTTGAACCTCTTAACTTGGTTTTGCTTGATGGTACCTGGAGTAATTCTGCTGCATTATACAGAAGGCTGAAG GAGAGATGGACTGCAATATGGGGGGAGGAAGATATACCTTGTATCTCACTGTCTATGCTGAGCGCCTCTGTGATGCATAAACTGCG ACCTCAGCCAGCATGGGATCGTACCTGCACCGCGGCAGCCGCAGCTGGTCTTCTCTCAGAACTGCACATGCGGCCTGAGCTCAGTGCGTTTAAACTAGAAGAGCAAGCTGAGGCAGTAGAGTGCTCGCTGGATATCTTGCTAGACGCTCTCACCGCGAGACGGGTTCGCCTGGGCCGATCAATTACTCGAAAGCAGAGACATAGAAGAGACTGCATATAG
- the LOC119328888 gene encoding putative protein ABIL2 isoform X2 produces the protein MVEAVGLFQGRGASAATGMRGAPEEVQMGETFIFSETIKDLMTLRSQLYSAAEYFELAYMQEDGKQAVVSNLKEYAVKALVNTVDHLGSISFKVSSLVGQRFDQVAEANLRVSCIQQRTQASQACMNREGLTQQSLVITAPKYHKRYILPGDDSIPNAVPNFSEMNKVKNRTTQMHPAFSSTSAAQTKSKDKQASFRKLRSIARAPSQRARSSSPAQHTRFVPPSDTAIPTKRDKRSDSPISSTTPLTRSGSLSKKPSLLKTSSVRVQTPSDPKRLAPLRSYADRYNDDPKESEQTPKKSKKFLKSLLSRRKSKKEEPLPCYFDDY, from the exons ATGGTGGAAGCGGTGGGGCTTTTCCAGGGAAGAGGCGCCTCCGCCGCCACGGGGATGCGCGGCGCCCCGGAGGAGGTGCAGATGGGGGAGACATTCATCTTCTCTGAAACCATCAAG GATCTCATGACGCTGCGGTCGCAACTGTATTCTGCAGCGGAGTATTTTGAACTAGCCTACATGCAGGAAGACGGAAAGCAGGC GGTGGTGAGTAACCTGAAGGAGTACGCTGTGAAGGCCCTCGTCAACACTGTAGACCACCTAGGGTCCATATCCTTCAAAGTCTCCAGCCTTGTTGGTCAAAGGTTCGACCAGGTGGCCGAAGCCAATCTGCGGGTCTCCTGCATCCAGCAG AGAACTCAAGCGAGCCAAGCATGCATGAACAGAGAAGGCCTGACGCAGCAATCGTTGGTGATCACCGCCCCAAAGTATCACAAGAGGTACATCTTACCAG GAGATGATTCAATTCCGAATGCTGTGCCCAACTTCAGCGAGATGAATAAGGTGAAGAACAGGACCACACAGATGCATCCAGCCTTCAGCT CAACATCTGCAGCTCAAACAAAAAGCAAAGACAAGCAAGCTTCATTCCG CAAGCTCCGGTCGATTGCCCGTGCACCTTCCCAGCGTGCGCGTTCATCCTCTCCAGCACAGCATACACGCTTCGTGCCACCTTCTGATACTGCAATACCCACCAAAAGAG ATAAAAGATCGGATTCGCCGATTTCTTCGACAACTCCACTCACCAGGTCTGGGTCACTCTCAAAGAAGCCATCCTTGCTCAAGACATCAAGTGTCAGGGTCCAG ACACCTTCAGATCCCAAGAGATTGGCACCGCTGCGGTCATATGCTGACAGATACAACGATGATCCCAAGGAAAGTGAGCAGACCCCGAAGAAGAGCAAGAAGTTCCTCAAGTCGCTGCTCAGTAGGCGCAAGTCAAAGAAAGAAGAACCACTGCCCTGCTACTTCGATGACTACTGA
- the LOC119328888 gene encoding putative protein ABIL2 isoform X1, producing the protein MVEAVGLFQGRGASAATGMRGAPEEVQMGETFIFSETIKDLMTLRSQLYSAAEYFELAYMQEDGKQAVVSNLKEYAVKALVNTVDHLGSISFKVSSLVGQRFDQVAEANLRVSCIQQRTQASQACMNREGLTQQSLVITAPKYHKRYILPAGDDSIPNAVPNFSEMNKVKNRTTQMHPAFSSTSAAQTKSKDKQASFRKLRSIARAPSQRARSSSPAQHTRFVPPSDTAIPTKRDKRSDSPISSTTPLTRSGSLSKKPSLLKTSSVRVQTPSDPKRLAPLRSYADRYNDDPKESEQTPKKSKKFLKSLLSRRKSKKEEPLPCYFDDY; encoded by the exons ATGGTGGAAGCGGTGGGGCTTTTCCAGGGAAGAGGCGCCTCCGCCGCCACGGGGATGCGCGGCGCCCCGGAGGAGGTGCAGATGGGGGAGACATTCATCTTCTCTGAAACCATCAAG GATCTCATGACGCTGCGGTCGCAACTGTATTCTGCAGCGGAGTATTTTGAACTAGCCTACATGCAGGAAGACGGAAAGCAGGC GGTGGTGAGTAACCTGAAGGAGTACGCTGTGAAGGCCCTCGTCAACACTGTAGACCACCTAGGGTCCATATCCTTCAAAGTCTCCAGCCTTGTTGGTCAAAGGTTCGACCAGGTGGCCGAAGCCAATCTGCGGGTCTCCTGCATCCAGCAG AGAACTCAAGCGAGCCAAGCATGCATGAACAGAGAAGGCCTGACGCAGCAATCGTTGGTGATCACCGCCCCAAAGTATCACAAGAGGTACATCTTACCAG CAGGAGATGATTCAATTCCGAATGCTGTGCCCAACTTCAGCGAGATGAATAAGGTGAAGAACAGGACCACACAGATGCATCCAGCCTTCAGCT CAACATCTGCAGCTCAAACAAAAAGCAAAGACAAGCAAGCTTCATTCCG CAAGCTCCGGTCGATTGCCCGTGCACCTTCCCAGCGTGCGCGTTCATCCTCTCCAGCACAGCATACACGCTTCGTGCCACCTTCTGATACTGCAATACCCACCAAAAGAG ATAAAAGATCGGATTCGCCGATTTCTTCGACAACTCCACTCACCAGGTCTGGGTCACTCTCAAAGAAGCCATCCTTGCTCAAGACATCAAGTGTCAGGGTCCAG ACACCTTCAGATCCCAAGAGATTGGCACCGCTGCGGTCATATGCTGACAGATACAACGATGATCCCAAGGAAAGTGAGCAGACCCCGAAGAAGAGCAAGAAGTTCCTCAAGTCGCTGCTCAGTAGGCGCAAGTCAAAGAAAGAAGAACCACTGCCCTGCTACTTCGATGACTACTGA